One stretch of Amycolatopsis tolypomycina DNA includes these proteins:
- a CDS encoding ArsR/SmtB family transcription factor, with the protein MFPVAVIEDAAAAEVSLDPVRARLLAELAEPASATMLAARVGLPRQKVNYHLRALESHGLVELVEERRKGNVTERMMRATAASYVISPTALAAVQPDPARSPDRLSARWLLAVAGRLVRDVGLLITGAAKAKQRVATFALDGEVRFASAADRAAFAEELTAAVTALVGKYHDETAEQGRNHRVVVAVHPSVPEESAGGA; encoded by the coding sequence ATGTTTCCCGTGGCGGTGATCGAAGACGCGGCGGCGGCCGAGGTGTCGCTGGACCCGGTCCGGGCCCGGCTGCTGGCCGAGCTGGCCGAGCCTGCCTCGGCCACGATGCTCGCCGCGCGCGTCGGCCTGCCCCGGCAGAAGGTCAACTACCACCTGCGCGCCCTGGAGAGCCACGGCCTGGTGGAGCTGGTCGAGGAACGCCGCAAGGGCAACGTCACCGAGCGGATGATGCGGGCGACGGCGGCTTCGTACGTCATCTCGCCGACGGCGCTGGCCGCCGTCCAGCCGGACCCGGCGCGCTCGCCCGACCGGCTGTCGGCCCGGTGGCTGCTCGCCGTCGCCGGCCGGCTCGTGCGCGACGTCGGCCTGCTGATCACCGGCGCGGCGAAGGCCAAGCAGCGCGTGGCGACCTTCGCGCTCGACGGCGAGGTGCGGTTCGCCTCCGCCGCCGACCGGGCCGCGTTCGCCGAGGAGCTCACGGCCGCCGTCACCGCGCTGGTGGGGAAGTACCACGACGAGACGGCCGAGCAGGGCCGCAACCACCGGGTGGTCGTCGCCGTCCACCCCAGCGTCCCGGAGGAGTCCGCAGGTGGGGCATGA
- a CDS encoding aldo/keto reductase, whose translation MEKRLLGRSGLRVSRMALGTMTWGGDTDAEEAASQLVAFVDAGGTLVDTADIYGEGESERVLGSLLGDLVPREDVVLATKAVAKRTDGPFGGGASRGALLAALDGSLKRLGTDHIDLWQLHAWDEHVPLAETLSALEYAVTSGKVRYVGVSNYAGWQLATAAAGASAVAPIVSTQVEYSLLERGIDREVVPAAAHHGIGLLPWAPLGRGVLTGKYRTGTPADSRGANSAYAGYVEHHRTDRAARIVQAVATAADGLGTSPLAVALAWVRDRPGVVAPVVGARDTGQLTGSLTAEDITLPPAIRSALDDVSAIEVGYPERWPR comes from the coding sequence GTGGAAAAGCGACTGCTCGGCCGCTCGGGACTGCGCGTCTCCCGTATGGCGCTCGGCACCATGACCTGGGGTGGCGACACCGACGCGGAGGAGGCCGCCAGCCAGCTGGTCGCCTTCGTCGACGCCGGCGGCACCCTGGTGGACACGGCCGACATCTACGGCGAAGGCGAGAGCGAGCGGGTGCTCGGCTCGCTGCTCGGCGACCTCGTGCCCCGCGAAGACGTCGTCCTGGCGACGAAGGCCGTCGCCAAGCGCACCGACGGCCCGTTCGGCGGCGGCGCCTCCCGCGGCGCCCTGCTCGCCGCGCTCGACGGCTCGCTCAAGCGGCTCGGCACCGACCACATCGACCTGTGGCAGCTGCACGCCTGGGACGAGCACGTCCCGCTCGCCGAGACGCTCTCCGCCCTCGAGTACGCCGTGACCAGCGGGAAGGTCCGCTACGTCGGCGTCTCGAACTACGCAGGCTGGCAGCTGGCCACCGCGGCCGCCGGTGCCTCGGCGGTCGCGCCGATCGTCTCCACCCAGGTCGAGTACTCGCTGCTCGAACGCGGGATCGACCGCGAGGTCGTGCCCGCGGCCGCGCACCACGGCATCGGCCTGCTGCCCTGGGCGCCGCTCGGCCGCGGCGTGCTCACCGGCAAGTACCGCACCGGCACGCCCGCCGACTCCCGCGGCGCGAACAGCGCGTACGCCGGGTACGTCGAGCACCACCGCACCGACCGCGCCGCCCGGATCGTGCAGGCCGTCGCGACCGCCGCCGACGGGCTCGGCACGTCCCCGCTCGCCGTCGCACTGGCCTGGGTCCGCGACCGGCCCGGCGTCGTCGCCCCGGTCGTCGGCGCGCGGGACACCGGCCAGCTCACCGGCTCGCTGACGGCGGAGGACATCACCCTCCCGCCCGCCATCCGGTCCGCGCTCGACGACGTCAGCGCGATCGAGGTCGGCTACCCCGAACGCTGGCCGCGGTGA
- a CDS encoding MerR family transcriptional regulator — MKSIGEVAARFGLPAHVLRYWEAEGLLTPARVGDRRRYADADADVRRVAAVLVAKEAGFELADIRSMLTDRSAAGRAAMAARQRERLRTRIARAQAALELLEGDCRHDDLMTCPHFQTLLDRQLERS; from the coding sequence ATGAAGTCAATCGGCGAAGTGGCGGCTCGCTTCGGGCTGCCGGCCCACGTGCTGCGCTACTGGGAAGCGGAAGGGCTGCTGACCCCCGCCCGCGTCGGTGACCGGCGCCGCTACGCCGACGCCGACGCCGACGTGCGCCGGGTGGCCGCCGTCCTGGTCGCCAAGGAAGCCGGGTTCGAGCTCGCGGACATCCGGTCGATGCTGACCGACCGGTCCGCGGCCGGCCGCGCGGCGATGGCCGCCCGGCAGCGGGAGCGGCTGCGGACCCGCATCGCCCGGGCGCAGGCCGCGCTCGAGCTCCTCGAGGGCGACTGCCGGCACGACGACCTCATGACGTGCCCGCACTTCCAGACCCTGCTGGACCGACAGCTCGAACGTTCTTGA
- a CDS encoding histidine phosphatase family protein: MSTVILLRHGKSTANGSGILAGRSPKVNLDDTGRAQAEKLVERLDGVPLSGLVVSPMLRCKQTVGPLAAARGLDKVVEPGLSEVDYGDWTGKELKHLAKEPLWRVVQAHASAAVFPGGEGLAQMQARSVAAVRAHDRRITAEHGDHAVWLLCSHGDVIKSILADALGQHLDAFQRIVVDPASISVVRYTETRPFVMRVNDHGGDLRGIVPPEPKPKRGKKGTSTSDAVVGGTTGR; this comes from the coding sequence GTGAGTACGGTCATTCTGCTCCGGCACGGCAAGTCCACGGCCAACGGCTCCGGCATCCTCGCCGGGCGGTCCCCGAAGGTCAACCTCGACGACACCGGCCGTGCCCAGGCGGAGAAGCTCGTCGAACGGCTGGACGGCGTGCCCCTGTCGGGGCTCGTCGTCTCCCCCATGCTGCGGTGCAAGCAGACCGTCGGCCCGCTCGCGGCAGCGCGCGGTCTGGACAAGGTCGTCGAGCCCGGGCTGTCCGAAGTGGACTACGGCGACTGGACGGGCAAGGAGCTCAAGCACCTGGCGAAGGAGCCGCTCTGGCGGGTCGTGCAGGCGCACGCCTCGGCCGCGGTGTTCCCGGGCGGCGAGGGCCTCGCCCAGATGCAGGCCCGGTCGGTGGCCGCCGTCCGCGCCCACGACCGGCGGATCACCGCCGAGCACGGTGACCACGCCGTCTGGCTGCTGTGCAGTCACGGGGACGTCATCAAGTCCATCCTGGCCGACGCGCTCGGCCAGCACCTCGACGCCTTCCAGCGGATCGTCGTCGACCCGGCGTCCATCTCGGTGGTGCGCTACACCGAGACGCGGCCGTTCGTCATGCGGGTCAACGACCACGGTGGCGACCTGCGCGGCATCGTGCCGCCCGAACCGAAGCCGAAACGGGGCAAAAAGGGCACCTCGACCAGCGACGCCGTCGTGGGCGGTACCACGGGCCGGTGA
- a CDS encoding undecaprenyl-diphosphate phosphatase translates to MGWFEALVLGLVQGLTEFLPISSSAHLRIVAALAGWDDPGAAFTAVTQIGTELAVIIYFGPKIGRILRAWFFSVYKPEWRRDPDARLGWLIIVGSLPIVVLGLLLQDQIDSAFRDLRITATVLIVFGLILLVADRIGKQERTLDNLTVPHGLGFGFAQALALIPGVSRSGGTTSAGLLLGYTRAEAAEYSFLLALPAVFGSGVYKLKDIGSGNVPAQWGPTILATLVAFGVGYAVIAWLMAYIKKRSFVPFVVYRLVLGVLLFVLIFTGALDPNAGPVGH, encoded by the coding sequence GTGGGCTGGTTCGAAGCACTCGTCCTGGGCCTGGTCCAGGGCCTGACGGAGTTCCTGCCGATCTCGTCGAGCGCCCACCTGCGGATCGTCGCGGCGCTGGCAGGCTGGGACGACCCGGGCGCGGCGTTCACCGCCGTCACCCAGATCGGCACCGAGCTGGCGGTGATCATCTACTTCGGGCCGAAGATCGGGAGGATCCTGCGCGCCTGGTTCTTCTCGGTGTACAAGCCGGAGTGGCGCCGCGACCCGGACGCCCGCCTGGGCTGGCTGATCATCGTCGGCTCCCTGCCGATCGTGGTGCTCGGCCTGCTCCTGCAGGACCAGATCGACAGCGCGTTCCGCGACCTGCGGATCACCGCGACCGTGCTCATCGTGTTCGGCCTGATCCTGCTGGTCGCCGACCGCATCGGCAAGCAGGAGCGGACGCTGGACAACCTGACCGTGCCGCACGGCCTCGGCTTCGGTTTCGCGCAGGCGCTGGCCCTGATCCCGGGCGTGTCCCGGTCAGGCGGCACGACCAGCGCGGGCCTGCTGCTCGGGTACACGCGGGCGGAGGCGGCGGAGTACTCGTTCCTGCTGGCGCTGCCGGCGGTGTTCGGCTCGGGGGTGTACAAGCTCAAGGACATCGGCTCCGGCAACGTGCCTGCTCAGTGGGGTCCGACGATCCTGGCCACGCTGGTGGCGTTCGGTGTGGGGTACGCGGTGATCGCGTGGCTGATGGCGTACATCAAGAAGCGCAGCTTCGTGCCGTTCGTGGTGTACCGCCTGGTGCTGGGCGTGCTGCTGTTCGTGCTGATCTTCACCGGCGCGCTGGACCCGAACGCGGGTCCGGTCGGCCACTGA
- a CDS encoding YncE family protein: MHRLAAVSWIALPLAGALVLSGCSSAKSTSDDLQIVANPTAARPAVSPAVTVKPAGQVLGTGSVSAVAVDAKTSTLVVAVSSPPSLQLYDLNALASPPVNMPLYGKVAKLTVAPGRIEIAEPEQGVVQQLTLPDRKLTETKTGGQPASSIAYGADRLVAMGTGKDIRVLPAAGPARTIGGQLYSADDVVDTGDGVVVLDRLRTAVFSVDVAGGKVDEGLRAGDGAANAVADSYGRVLVTDARAGALLAFSAGPLILRQRYPVPGGAYGIAYDATRSLAWVTLTERNEVAGFDVRGGEPVEKYRFPTVRQPDSVGVDEKSGRVIVGSAAGEGTQVIQP, translated from the coding sequence GTGCATCGGCTCGCCGCCGTGTCGTGGATCGCGCTCCCGCTCGCCGGTGCCCTGGTGCTCTCGGGCTGCTCGTCGGCCAAGTCCACCTCCGACGACCTGCAGATCGTCGCGAACCCGACCGCCGCGCGCCCGGCCGTCTCCCCCGCCGTGACCGTGAAACCCGCCGGTCAGGTGCTCGGCACCGGCTCGGTGTCGGCCGTCGCCGTCGACGCGAAGACCTCGACCCTCGTCGTTGCCGTGTCTTCTCCGCCGTCGCTGCAGCTGTACGACCTGAACGCCCTCGCGTCACCGCCGGTGAATATGCCGTTATACGGCAAGGTGGCGAAGCTGACGGTGGCGCCGGGGCGGATCGAGATCGCCGAGCCCGAGCAGGGTGTGGTGCAGCAGCTGACGTTGCCGGACCGGAAACTCACCGAGACGAAGACGGGCGGGCAGCCGGCGTCGAGCATCGCCTACGGGGCCGATCGGCTGGTCGCGATGGGCACGGGCAAGGACATCCGGGTGCTGCCGGCGGCGGGGCCCGCGCGGACGATCGGCGGGCAGCTCTACAGCGCCGACGACGTGGTCGACACCGGCGACGGCGTGGTGGTGCTCGACCGGCTGCGGACCGCCGTGTTCTCGGTCGACGTCGCCGGCGGGAAGGTCGACGAGGGCCTGCGGGCGGGCGACGGCGCCGCGAACGCCGTGGCGGACTCCTACGGCCGGGTGCTGGTGACCGACGCGCGGGCGGGGGCGCTGCTGGCGTTCTCGGCGGGGCCGCTGATCCTGCGGCAGCGGTATCCGGTGCCCGGCGGGGCGTACGGGATCGCCTACGACGCGACGCGCAGCCTGGCGTGGGTGACGCTCACCGAACGGAACGAAGTGGCCGGGTTCGACGTCCGCGGCGGCGAGCCCGTGGAGAAGTACCGGTTCCCCACCGTGCGCCAGCCGGACTCGGTGGGGGTGGACGAAAAGAGCGGCCGGGTGATCGTCGGCTCGGCCGCCGGAGAAGGGACCCAGGTGATCCAGCCATGA
- a CDS encoding LLM class F420-dependent oxidoreductase codes for MRLGLNLGYWGAGNDPANLALARQADDLGYAVVWAAEAYGSDAVTVLTWIAAQTSRIDVGAAVLQIPARTPAMTAMTAATLDTLSGGRFRLGLGVSGPQVSEGWHGVRFASPVGRTREYAQIVRTALRRERLKFEGEHFTLPLPDGPGKALRLTVRPARKHIPLYLAAIGPKNLELAGEIADGWLPVFFSPSHAGEQLAHIRAGAERAGRDLAGFDVVPSVPLVPGDDWRTCADAVRGYAALYLGGMGSKEKNFYNRLACRMGFAAEAAEVQEKYLAGDRAGAMAAVPAEFLDATSLLGPKERIAEKMTEYAEAGVTTLSVSPYTPEPAAALRTAVEALDLAGVA; via the coding sequence GTGCGACTCGGACTCAACCTCGGCTACTGGGGAGCGGGGAACGACCCCGCGAACCTGGCCCTGGCCAGACAGGCGGACGACCTCGGCTACGCGGTCGTGTGGGCGGCGGAGGCCTACGGCTCGGACGCGGTGACGGTGCTCACGTGGATCGCGGCGCAGACATCGCGGATCGACGTCGGGGCCGCCGTGCTGCAGATCCCGGCCCGCACGCCGGCGATGACGGCGATGACCGCCGCGACGCTCGACACGCTGTCGGGCGGCCGGTTCCGGCTCGGCCTCGGCGTGTCCGGCCCGCAGGTGTCCGAGGGCTGGCACGGCGTCCGGTTCGCCTCGCCGGTGGGCCGCACGCGCGAGTACGCGCAGATCGTGCGGACGGCGTTGCGCCGTGAGCGGCTGAAGTTCGAGGGCGAGCACTTCACGTTGCCGCTGCCGGACGGTCCCGGGAAGGCGCTGCGGCTGACGGTCCGCCCGGCCCGCAAGCACATCCCGCTGTACCTGGCCGCGATCGGCCCGAAGAACCTGGAGCTGGCCGGCGAGATCGCCGACGGCTGGCTGCCGGTGTTCTTCTCGCCGTCGCACGCGGGGGAGCAGCTGGCCCACATCCGGGCCGGCGCCGAGCGGGCGGGCCGCGACCTGGCCGGCTTCGACGTCGTCCCGTCCGTGCCGCTGGTCCCCGGCGACGACTGGCGGACCTGCGCGGACGCCGTCCGCGGCTACGCGGCGCTCTACCTCGGGGGGATGGGGAGCAAGGAGAAGAACTTCTACAACCGGCTGGCGTGCCGGATGGGATTCGCGGCCGAGGCCGCCGAAGTGCAGGAGAAGTACCTGGCGGGCGACCGCGCGGGGGCGATGGCGGCGGTGCCGGCGGAGTTCCTCGACGCGACGTCGCTGCTGGGCCCGAAGGAACGGATCGCGGAGAAGATGACGGAATACGCCGAAGCCGGCGTGACGACCCTGTCGGTGTCGCCCTACACGCCCGAGCCGGCCGCAGCGCTGCGCACGGCCGTCGAGGCCCTGGACCTGGCGGGGGTGGCCTGA
- a CDS encoding DUF5703 family protein, translated as MTAVSEAVVEGDWEYRRLHLPPGVSRRAAAIQLSIHAEFAGWELRTVRLYADGTRRVWLRRKKTAQSLPGALPT; from the coding sequence ATGACAGCGGTCAGCGAGGCGGTGGTCGAAGGGGATTGGGAGTATCGCCGCCTGCACCTCCCCCCGGGCGTGTCCCGGCGTGCGGCGGCGATCCAGCTCTCCATCCACGCGGAGTTCGCGGGCTGGGAACTGCGGACCGTCCGGCTCTACGCGGACGGCACGCGGCGGGTGTGGCTGCGCCGCAAGAAGACGGCGCAGAGCCTGCCCGGCGCCCTGCCGACCTAG
- a CDS encoding SRPBCC family protein yields the protein MGHEFELTDAAEVAATPEEVWDAIATGPGIDSWFMGRNEVEGGTGGTIRGAFGAYQPEYRIREWDPLEKLGYGNDPAPDGRRIAYEFLVEGRDSGSTVIRCVTSGFLPGDDWADEFEAMTAGGELFFRTLVEYVTHFAGRIATPVTAFGPPVGDWAEAWTRLGTALGLAARPAVGDRVRLGGEGVVYAVNDQTVGVRTADAMFRFLRGFHGPMVAGHHLFTPGADPEVEEKVWAEWLNRVFG from the coding sequence GTGGGGCATGAGTTCGAACTGACCGACGCCGCCGAGGTCGCCGCGACCCCGGAGGAGGTCTGGGACGCCATCGCGACCGGGCCCGGCATCGACTCGTGGTTCATGGGCCGCAACGAGGTCGAGGGCGGCACCGGCGGCACGATCCGCGGAGCATTCGGTGCCTACCAGCCGGAATACCGGATCCGGGAGTGGGATCCGCTGGAGAAGCTCGGCTACGGCAACGACCCCGCGCCGGACGGACGGCGGATCGCCTACGAGTTCCTCGTCGAGGGCCGCGACTCCGGCAGCACGGTGATCCGGTGCGTCACCAGCGGGTTCCTGCCCGGCGACGACTGGGCGGACGAGTTCGAGGCGATGACCGCGGGCGGCGAGCTGTTCTTCCGCACCCTGGTTGAGTACGTCACGCACTTCGCCGGGCGGATCGCGACCCCGGTGACGGCCTTCGGGCCGCCGGTGGGGGACTGGGCCGAGGCGTGGACTCGGCTCGGCACGGCGCTCGGCCTGGCCGCGCGGCCCGCCGTGGGAGACCGGGTGCGGCTCGGCGGGGAGGGCGTGGTCTACGCCGTGAACGACCAGACCGTGGGCGTGCGGACGGCGGACGCGATGTTCCGCTTCCTGCGCGGCTTCCACGGCCCGATGGTCGCCGGCCACCACCTCTTCACCCCGGGCGCGGACCCGGAGGTCGAGGAGAAGGTCTGGGCCGAGTGGCTGAACCGGGTGTTCGGCTAG
- a CDS encoding alpha/beta fold hydrolase, producing MTGFALADGTSLQLVRRGDPAAPVTVVFVHGYALDQRSWGRIAPLVPDAADGPVAVLTYDQRGHGGSGRARRGTATMAQLGDDLAELLTREVPEGRVVLAGHDMGGLAIMSLSQRHPELFAERVSGLVLLATSSGTLAAEVSATWPNALGKLARDLEAVLGSKLFGVVREHTSRAVSAGLRWWLFGDDPDPDLVELTVKMIRGNWPHTVSLFRPAMDAYARDAALAQVGDLPVTAIVGERDRIVRASDVEQWVRGLGNGTAVVLPGVGHVVPLEAAAQVLPRVVALVNASLRS from the coding sequence ATGACCGGGTTCGCGCTCGCCGACGGCACGTCCCTGCAGCTCGTCCGCAGGGGCGACCCGGCCGCGCCGGTGACGGTGGTGTTCGTCCACGGCTACGCGCTCGACCAGCGCAGCTGGGGCCGCATCGCGCCGCTGGTGCCGGACGCCGCCGACGGGCCGGTGGCCGTGCTGACCTACGACCAGCGCGGCCACGGCGGCTCCGGCCGGGCGCGGCGCGGCACGGCGACCATGGCGCAGCTCGGCGACGACCTCGCCGAGCTGCTGACGCGCGAAGTGCCCGAAGGCCGGGTGGTGCTGGCCGGCCACGACATGGGCGGCCTGGCGATCATGTCGCTGTCCCAGCGGCACCCGGAGCTGTTCGCCGAGCGGGTGTCCGGCCTGGTGCTGCTGGCGACGTCGTCGGGCACGCTCGCCGCCGAGGTGTCGGCGACCTGGCCGAACGCGCTGGGGAAGCTGGCCCGCGACCTCGAGGCGGTGCTCGGGTCGAAGCTGTTCGGCGTCGTGCGCGAGCACACGAGCCGCGCGGTCAGCGCGGGCCTGCGCTGGTGGCTGTTCGGCGACGACCCGGACCCGGACCTGGTCGAGCTGACGGTGAAGATGATCCGCGGCAACTGGCCCCACACGGTGTCGCTGTTCCGCCCGGCGATGGACGCCTACGCCCGTGACGCGGCGCTGGCCCAGGTCGGCGACCTGCCGGTGACGGCGATCGTGGGGGAGCGGGACCGGATCGTGCGGGCGTCCGATGTGGAGCAGTGGGTCCGCGGCCTGGGCAACGGGACGGCGGTGGTGCTGCCCGGTGTCGGGCACGTCGTGCCCCTGGAGGCCGCGGCCCAGGTGCTGCCGCGGGTGGTCGCGCTCGTCAACGCGAGCCTCCGGAGTTAG
- a CDS encoding M3 family metallopeptidase produces MISPDNPFAAPSELPYALPPFDRISDEHYRPAFEAGLAEHAAEIEQIAAQDAEPTFENTIVALERAGELLGRVASVFYNLAGSNSTDEIQAIQAEFAPKLAAHHDAIHLNPQLFARIDALHARRDELGLDAESLRLLERRHTDFSRAGAGLGEAEQARLRELNEQLSTLQTKFQQNLLKDTNDLAVVIADRAELDGFGEGAIATAAEAASARGEDGRYVLTLSLPTSQASPLETLRDRDVRARIHTASMARGNRGNACDNNAVVAEIVRLRAERAALLGYPNHAAYVIADETAKTAEAAAGLLERLAPAAVANARAEAAELQQLLAADVPGAELRPSDWPFYAAQVRRERFDVDTEALRPYFEADRVYLDGVFFAATKLYGLTFTERDDLPKYHPEVRTFEVFDADGTPLGLYLLDLYTRDSKRGGAWMNTFVDQSELLGRKTVVVNVLNVNKPPAGEPTLLTFDELVTAFHEFGHALHALVSAVRYPTFSGTNVPRDFVEYPSQVNEMWMLWPEVLANYAKHHETGEALPQEQVEKLLAAQQYGEGFSTTEYLAASLLDQAWHGLGVDDRVGDVQRFETEALVKAGVAVDAIPPRYRTTYFAHIFSGGYSAGYYSYIWSEVLDADTVQWFRDNGGLTRENGDHFRRTLLGRGGSIDPMDAFRAFRGRDPEIEPLLARRGLGGV; encoded by the coding sequence ATGATTTCGCCGGACAATCCGTTCGCCGCACCCAGCGAGCTGCCCTACGCCCTGCCGCCCTTCGACCGGATCTCCGACGAGCACTACCGGCCCGCGTTCGAGGCCGGGCTGGCCGAGCACGCGGCGGAGATCGAGCAGATCGCGGCCCAGGACGCCGAGCCGACGTTCGAGAACACCATCGTGGCCCTCGAGCGCGCCGGCGAGCTGCTGGGCCGCGTGGCGAGCGTGTTCTACAACCTGGCCGGCTCCAACAGCACCGACGAGATCCAGGCCATCCAGGCGGAGTTCGCGCCGAAGCTGGCCGCCCACCACGACGCGATCCACCTCAACCCGCAGCTGTTCGCCCGCATCGACGCCCTCCACGCGCGCCGCGACGAGCTGGGCCTGGACGCGGAGTCGCTGCGGCTGCTGGAACGGCGGCACACCGACTTCAGCCGCGCCGGTGCCGGGCTCGGCGAGGCCGAGCAGGCCCGGCTGCGCGAGCTCAACGAGCAGCTGTCGACCCTGCAGACGAAGTTCCAGCAGAACCTGCTCAAGGACACCAACGACCTGGCCGTCGTCATCGCCGACCGCGCCGAGCTCGACGGCTTCGGCGAAGGCGCGATCGCCACCGCGGCCGAAGCGGCGTCCGCCCGCGGCGAGGACGGCAGGTACGTGCTCACGCTGAGCCTGCCGACCAGCCAGGCGTCCCCGCTGGAGACCCTGCGCGACCGCGACGTCCGCGCGCGCATCCACACCGCGTCGATGGCGCGGGGCAACCGCGGCAACGCCTGCGACAACAACGCCGTCGTCGCCGAGATCGTGCGCCTGCGCGCGGAACGGGCCGCCCTGCTCGGCTACCCGAACCACGCCGCGTACGTCATCGCGGACGAGACGGCGAAGACGGCCGAAGCCGCCGCCGGGCTGCTGGAGCGGCTGGCGCCCGCGGCCGTCGCGAACGCCCGCGCCGAAGCCGCGGAGCTCCAGCAGCTGCTGGCCGCCGACGTGCCCGGCGCCGAGCTGCGGCCGTCGGACTGGCCGTTCTACGCCGCCCAGGTCCGCCGCGAGCGCTTCGACGTCGACACCGAGGCCCTGCGCCCGTACTTCGAGGCCGACCGCGTGTACCTCGACGGCGTCTTCTTCGCGGCGACGAAGCTGTACGGCCTGACGTTCACCGAGCGCGACGACCTGCCGAAGTACCACCCGGAGGTCCGGACCTTCGAGGTCTTCGACGCCGACGGCACCCCGCTCGGCCTGTACCTGCTCGACCTCTACACCCGCGACTCCAAGCGCGGCGGCGCATGGATGAACACCTTCGTCGACCAGTCCGAGCTGCTGGGCCGCAAGACGGTCGTGGTCAACGTGCTCAACGTGAACAAGCCGCCGGCGGGGGAGCCGACGCTGCTCACCTTCGACGAGCTCGTCACCGCGTTCCACGAGTTCGGCCACGCCCTCCACGCGCTGGTCTCCGCGGTCCGCTACCCGACCTTCTCCGGCACCAACGTCCCCCGCGACTTCGTCGAGTACCCGTCGCAGGTCAACGAGATGTGGATGCTGTGGCCGGAAGTCCTGGCGAACTACGCCAAGCACCACGAGACGGGGGAGGCGCTGCCGCAGGAGCAGGTCGAGAAGCTGCTCGCCGCCCAGCAGTACGGCGAAGGGTTCTCCACCACCGAGTACCTGGCGGCATCCCTGCTCGACCAGGCCTGGCACGGCCTCGGCGTCGACGACCGGGTGGGGGACGTGCAGCGGTTCGAGACCGAAGCACTGGTGAAGGCCGGCGTGGCCGTCGACGCGATCCCGCCGCGCTACCGCACGACGTACTTCGCCCACATCTTCAGCGGCGGCTACAGCGCCGGGTACTACTCCTACATCTGGAGCGAAGTCCTCGACGCCGACACCGTCCAGTGGTTCCGCGACAACGGGGGACTGACCCGCGAGAACGGCGACCACTTCCGCCGCACGCTGCTCGGCAGGGGAGGCAGCATCGACCCGATGGACGCCTTCCGCGCCTTCCGGGGCCGCGACCCCGAGATCGAGCCGCTGCTGGCGCGGCGAGGCCTCGGCGGCGTCTGA
- a CDS encoding methyltransferase domain-containing protein gives MSTLLTLLDALDDRPQAVALRELSYRNLGDTVVDVGCGGGRAVGELAARGVRAIGVDADPAMVSTAAARWPDGEFHVADAAALPLPDGSVTGYRADKVLHVLPDPALAVAEARRVLPPGGRAVLTGQDWDTIVIDSDDPVRTRRIVHTRADGMPHPRIARRYRNLLLDNGFTDVTVEVHTLVWTDAAVLPVLADLGGDGAWLAEQTARAADDRLFVAVPIFLAAGTNSGGSR, from the coding sequence ATGTCCACGTTGCTCACGCTCCTCGACGCCCTCGACGACCGCCCGCAAGCCGTTGCCCTGCGGGAACTGAGTTACCGGAACCTCGGCGACACCGTGGTCGACGTCGGCTGCGGCGGCGGCCGGGCCGTCGGCGAACTGGCCGCCCGCGGGGTCCGGGCCATCGGCGTCGACGCCGACCCGGCGATGGTCTCGACGGCGGCTGCCCGCTGGCCCGACGGCGAGTTCCACGTCGCCGACGCGGCCGCCCTGCCCCTCCCCGACGGTTCGGTGACCGGCTACCGCGCCGACAAGGTCCTGCACGTCCTGCCGGACCCCGCGCTCGCGGTGGCGGAGGCCCGCCGCGTCCTGCCCCCGGGCGGCCGCGCGGTGCTCACCGGCCAGGACTGGGACACGATCGTGATCGACTCCGACGACCCGGTCCGCACCCGGCGGATCGTCCACACGCGAGCGGACGGGATGCCGCACCCGCGGATCGCCCGGCGGTACCGGAACCTGTTGCTGGACAACGGGTTCACCGACGTCACGGTCGAGGTCCACACGCTGGTGTGGACGGACGCGGCGGTGCTGCCGGTCCTGGCCGACCTCGGCGGCGACGGCGCCTGGCTGGCCGAACAGACGGCCCGGGCCGCCGACGACCGGCTGTTCGTGGCGGTGCCGATCTTCCTCGCGGCCGGCACTAACTCCGGAGGCTCGCGTTGA